In Solanum lycopersicum chromosome 3, SLM_r2.1, the genomic stretch ATTATTCTCTTCAACGAACAATCTTGTAGATAAACAGTGATGAATTATCAGAAGGAATTATGACTGGCAAGCTTGAGTCAGTGTGGTCAACCATTTGAATCTGAAAATATGGAACCATGCTAGATTGAATCCTCTAGAAATATGTCAAATGTGCCATCGAGAAGTAAACTAGCCTCATTTTTTTAACACTCATGCAATGTGCCCAAGCATGCCATCAACCCTTACCTTTTATGTCGTTAGATGCATTTAAGTTGCCAAAGTAATTTATTCCTAGTATGTCACATTACACCATGTTCATTAGGTTTTTCAGTTTTTAccttttaattttatcaaaaggGATACCAAGAAATAATCTGGATGGGAATGTTGCTTCTGCAGGTGAAAGGGGAGGTGTTGCACGTTTGTGGAAACCGATCAAAGACTTCCTGAGGTGCATTATGTGCCGCAATCATCTCAGTTTTTAAGATTATACCAacttatttttgaaaacttaattAGTTTCTCCTTATTACTCTGCTGATCTCATATTTATGAATCGACATacatgaaaagaaagaagaaaacataaaagcaaCTAGATGAGAATCAAGTCCAGTTGAAGCTATCGAAACTTAAGAAGGAATGTCAAAACCTATTCCACTCAAGAGTTTTATAGAACATTTTGCATACCGAAAATTTACCCTTGtctgtatttttatttgtttgcttATGTTCATTTGTCCACTTTGTAGGAGTGGACGATCTGGTAGAAAATTTGCATCAATTAGCACAGAGACGACAGCTTTACAGAGTTTAAACAGACGGTTACCGAGTTTTCCTCTAATTACATCACTTTCCGCTGTTTTACTTGGAATATGTATTTTAGCCTTTGTGAAAGTTTGCTACAGTAAAATTTTACTGCAGAAACGATCAGTAAAACCAAATTTTGTTCTTCACAGGGAAATTAAAGAGCAATAGTTGCGATATCGTGCTGCTTGACTCATGCAGTACATGAATTTTATAACATGTATGTTTGCTTATCCCTGTATCACTATCTCCTGTCCATTTCTtacccctttttttttcttttatactaatcaaggattatgatatgtttaaccagtaactaattaattagtttttctgatctaggattttttttttctagtaaaaaGGGATTCCATGTATTATGTGCACTGGATGAATGTGGCCGACAGTGAATTGAAACAAAAGCTGAAGTtccaactaaaaaatataaatagtataaCCTTACTGTAAAGTTTAATCTTAACAGGTTATCCATATGATTAAAGTAAAAGTAACACAAGAAGTAATGATAATGAGAAGTGAAGAAAGGCACACACACTAGAAAAGTAACAGCTTGATACAGTTGTCTGTACAAAGGTGAGATAGTCATCTAAGGTTTGACTAATTGGAGACGGAGAACGATGATGTGTATGTTGTTTTATTCCTATTACGTAAAGATAGGATAAACTGTTTTCGATAGATCTTTAGCTCATATAAAACATGTCAAAATCAATAGGAAAGGTTTGGCTAATTTATTCCCATAATATACATTTACTTCCTTGATTAAGTGTCTTATCCTAAATTATTATCACCTAAGTCCTAAACTTCTGTTCCTCATTATTAGGTTTATTAATATCCACCTCTATCTTTGGTTGGTAACTAAGATACTTTCATCTAATccaataaatttctttttccttttgttaccTAAGAATTCAATTAAGTGGGATTCTTCCCATTAATATAAAAACAGTAAGTGactcaaaaattttaatattttcaaattttcatttgtaACAACTCTTTAGAAAATGTTTTATCTATTTGGTACcatattttccaatttattcatatttgattgatcaaaattttaaaaatacttatttcatctaaaaaaaaaaaagatacttcTCATAGAAGTACTTTCTCTACAAGTGTATTTGTTGATGCCACAGAGCTATTAATATAATTACACTTTAGTTTGTGTCAACTTTATTCACCTGCATCATgcaattatgaaaatttaatgTACATGGTTCATTTCTCTAATCTCTAACTATAATATAAATCATGCTGCCATCCCACCCCATCCCAAAAAAATGACATggccccaccccaccccacctcACTCCAACCCAAAAACAGGCCTAGAAACAAACAAAAGGTGTGCTGTtataagagagagagaaaaaaaaagggaaatgaTGGATAGATACTGTCTAGCTACTACATTAATATTCTTCATTAATGTCATCAATAACAGTTGTATTCCCGGAGAGGGAAAATATACTCGctctatttcatattaattaaatttttgaaatattttacatattttaaaaaaagttaattaaaattaaattaaacataatttttttatttttattcttattaatacTATATATAACCATTTATCAGTAAAGGCTAGTTTTGTTACAGCTGAAGATatactttaaaattttcatatttgatttaaCTTTCTTAGTTAAGGTGAAAACTATAGTCAAATTACATAATTAGCAATCCTGATTATGTCAAAATTACAATTATATTTTGAGgcgaacaaaaaaatataaatatagtcTTGAATAATAGGTAATActtctcattatttatttatttatttaactttgactttttacttgttcatttttatctattatttttgataaactaaaaaaacaatattttttttcttattatattcttgatttatttaaaatctctttaataagtaaattaattttaaaatttcatcaattaatagaaataaaatagtaaactcactatatgaattattattatcataataaatgcttcaaataaaagataaacaaataaataataacatagtATTATCCTAATAGATGTTCAAGtccaaaataaacaataaataaaatagagagagtaaataaatataataaataatttgagactTATTAAATATAGATGGAAAttcaatgttttaaaaaaatgacatgaGCAGGGTCAAGTCAACTATCCTCAAATTTTTCTTCTGTACTATATACATAAAGTTCgacacaataataatataaataattaatctatttgtataaaataatagaagtaagtaatatttaaatattttcgttattgaataattagtttattatcCTGCTGAGATAAGTTAGTAAAAGATGAGACAGTTGAAGAATAATGTCTCAGTTAGGTGAAGTCTTCATTAATTGCTCCCGCTAACTAACTTATTTCTATTCATTGATGACTTTTTTTAGTTCagtattaaaaatttcaatataatatgataatttggTGTATATTATGTCCATTCCTAATTCAATGGACAAAGAAATTATTGTTTCTTGATTTGAAATTTAactatatttgaaataataattaagttttTATCGTTTGGGAATACTATTATTGCTATTTGATGTTGagacaatagaaaaaaaataaagttaaggaAAGAGAGTTTTGGATTTGGTTGGtccttataataataaaaatgaaaattgtgaAAGGGATTAAATATGTCACATAAAGGACTctgattagaaaaaaattaggcATATCAGGTGTTTATgtttaattaatgtaatttttattatcatgtgatttaataaggtaaaatatatattaattgattgagattaagtaaaataaattataaatataaacacaTAACATGCATGTATTGATTTGGTGTAAATATCAAAGTATGAATAAGTTTTACTTCATCTCTTTCCTAGCATGTCAAAGTTATTTTTCTTGCGTTATCGAATCGATTTGTTGGATGATCAATGATAATGATATGTATAATAgttatgtcttttattttgttaaaaaggTTTATAGTCCTTCACTTtacaaaagtttaaaaaaaaaattctcaaattatatttaaagaatCAAGATGAATCTAGTCTCATGgacaaagaatatttttaatccaaaactctattttaaTAATGAAGttattttcattgttatttaaattataatatagcgTAAGTTGAAATTGAACAAATTATGCAACGATATagtatttcaaaaattcaaactaaACATATTGAACTAgaattttcaaaatcttattgTTGTTTATATAGTGTTTTTGACATTTGATTTtctttagtaatatttttatagttttatataataatttccgtattttttttaataccagattgaacataaaataattaatttatacataatactatataaaaagaattacacatgagagattaaaaaaattatttttattttctaatttagtttaaaattaaggacaattctattttatataatacattGAATATcccattttttaaaagaataacttatttttaaaaaaagaacaccACAAAAAACACatgaatttattcttttttccttccacaatattttcttctatcatttaaataatttattggCAAACAACCTTAAAAAAAGTGAGGAGAAATTAATACAAGAGAACCCCAGATCAAGAAATTCAAAGAACAGATAGTCCAAAGTTGCAGAAGCtgctttttttaattaaaaaaataaaataaagtcttTAAAGCTTTTTATCCAATCAAGAAATTCCATGACAAAGCTGaacaacataaaagaaaaaaggaaagcTCCATAAATTATACTCGTATCGATTCATATTATATGATATACTTTTTAGTAAAATCATaccctttaaaaaatatttaggcaatttataaaaataatcatgataaaagtgttaggatcgaatccacacaCTTGATAaataaagaacacaagaactcTCTAGTGAGAAATGAGAGacctagagagagaaagagagaaaccaatatttcgTGATAATATCTTGTGAGTAAACTTCTATGGCGATtgggtatatatattaattattcagaATATTTTTGGCTtaaacattttatatatgattatacaTCAAAAATTAATCAGGTTCCACAACCTAACAATAAGTGGTTTGAATATAGATcaacaaaacttcaaatttaacaaattttatttaataaataataattttatctttcgCATGATTAtagattttgaagttgaaaatttaaaaatttaaattattgaagttgtgaattttttaaaatacttgaatttctttttatgttatgtgagtgaattttaaaaatagttgtttcttttttaaatgtggtcaaacaaatatttagaaatagaatCTCGAATTTGCTCCTCAAAGATGAAACGTTAGCTTTGACTcttaaagatttttcaaaaggTAAAAGATTCAAAGTACTCATTTTTATAGGATGTAATTTCCTTCACCCGCTCCGAAAAAGTCATTAACAAGATTTTTCTAATTATAAAAACACCACCATATAtcactattttaaattttacatgttTTAATAAACTATGCAACTTTTGTGtttatagttttatttagtattctcttaaaattaagttttttaataaataaataaataaaaattaacttgttttaattaattaaaaattgatcaaCGAATATGAATAAACCATTTAGTTTTTCTtatgtaaattaaatttatactttcAAAGCTAATAACTTTCAagtataaaatagaaagaatagtgTCATTTATACATTGATTTTGGTAAGTAACAATATTACTCCTTCCGTCCACTTTTAATCGTCATATTGCGCTTTCTGAAATTCaaattgactaattttcaaagttaaattagattacattaacttgacatataaacatgaaatttagatattaaaataaaattataattttttaccattaatgttagtcaaaaattttataatttgactctagaAAAaggaatattataataattaaaaatgaatagaaaataaaaaccatttaatttttttagtaaggATGATATTGGACtcctcactttttttttttttagtaagcATAAAACAGTCTACTTTCTTTATACTTGATTATACCTATCAACTCTGCTAGCTGTTGaccaaaattagaaaaataaaaattaaaaaataaaaaacagctagggtttcttttttatttattacattttacaccctgtatttttaattttatctactTTTTCCCccacaataataaaaaaacaaacaagaaaCCAGTGTCACTTCATCCCCTTCCTAATATCAGCCAACAACAAAAGCAAAACGCTTACTACAGCagctttcttgatttttttttgtcttttcttcttttcaattCTTCGTTTTTCTAGTATGAATGTATAAGTTTTCAGGCAGAATGTTGGGTTTTTATCGAGCTTTTATGATGCAGAAGTTGTCAATGTTGctgttttttgttcttttttacaGTATAACGAGTTCTGCAGATCTGAACTCCGACCGGGATGCTTTACTGGCGTTACGAGCCGCTGTGGGTGGTCGGACTATGTTATGGAATGCTTCTAACACAACCCCATGTAATTGGGCTGGTGTTTTATGTGAGGATAACCGTGTTACTGTTCTACGGTTACCGGCGGCGTCACTTACCGGTGAGATTCCGGTGAATACCATTTCGAATCTTACTAAGGTTAAGACGATTAGTCTACGTTTTAACCGGCTTTCGGGTTCTCTTCCTTCTGATATTTCTAAACTTGTTGAGCTTCGTAATCTTTACCTTCAGGATAACGAATTTGTTGGTTCTGTTCCTTCTTCCTTTTTCACGCTTCATTTAATGGTTCGTCTAGATCTTTCTAATAACAATTTTTCTGGAGAAATACCATCTGGGTTTAACAATTTGACTCGTTTGAGAACACTTTTGCTTGAAAACAACCAGTTTTCTGGGTCTATTCCGGAGTTAAAGCTTTCGAAGCTTGAACAATTTGATGTCTCTGGTAATAGCTTAAACGGGTCTATTCCGAAGAGTCTCGAAGGAATGCCGGCTGGTGCTTTTGGTGGGAATTCACTTTGTGGGAAGCCGCTTGAGGTTTGTCCCGGGGAGGAGACTCAGCCTGCTATAGCTACTGGTGGGATTGAAATTGGGAATGCgcataagaaaaagaagttgtCTGGTGGTGCGATTGCTGGCATTGTTGTTGGATCTGTACTGGGATTCGTTCTGCTGTTGTTGATTTTGTTCGTGTTGTGTAGAAAGAGGTCTGGTAACAACGCGAGGTCTGTTGATGTAGCTGCATTTAAGCATCCGGAAACAGAACTTTCTGCGGAGAAGTCCAATGTGGACGCTGAAAATGGTGGTGGTGGAAATAGTGGGTATTCAGTGGCGGCAGCTGCTGCGGCTGCAATGACGGCTACTGGAAAGGGAGGAGAGATCGGCGGAAATGGTATTAAAAAGCTGATCTTTTTCGGGTCTGATAGACCATTTGATTTGGAGGATTTGTTGAGAGCTTCAGCTGAGGTTTTAGGGAAGGGAACGTTTGGAACAGCTTACAAGGCGGTGTTGGAGATGGGCACAGTTGTAGCTGTTAAGAGATTGAAGGATGTGACCATATCTGATATGGAGTTCCGGGAGAAAATCGATCAAGTTGGACAAATGAATCATGAGAATTTGGTGCCTCTTAGGGCATATTATTACAGCAGGGAGGAAAAGCTTCTTGTCTATGACTACATGCCAATGGGTAGCTTGTCTGCACTGCTTCATGGTGAGTCAAAGTTGTACTCTTTccttttaaattgataatttttttgttgttgtaggCACATATGGTACCTGAGGGCAATCTCTATtgctttttcttgttttagtcTGTGGATTGGTTAGTTGGACTTGTTGCTTACTGTAGTACTGCATGCAATGCATCTTTTTGTGGGAGAACATCTAGCTGAATGAAAGATGAATGTCTTGTTTTAGTATGCCTAGTGTGACTCTTCGTATATGTGTTGCATTTTGTATGAATTTGAACGTTTCTTTTCGATGAATTCTAAAAGCACGAGTTCAATTATTGATAATTTCTTCTCATTTCTCTAGATTTGGTAAATGTTGCTTTTATAGCCTGTGAAGCTCAGAAACTTATTAAATTGCTAATAGATTGTAAGATGATTACTATAATTTTATTCGTGATATTCACTAGTAAGCTCTGTTATTTTCCAGGAAATAAGGGGGCTAGCAAGACACCACTGGATTGGAAAGTCAGGTCAGGCATTGCCCTTGGTACGGCTCGGGGCATTGAATACCTACACTCTCAAGGTTCAACTGTCCATGGGAACATTAAATCATCCAATGTTCTTCTCACCAAATCATATGATGCACGAGTGTCAGATTTTGGCCTAGCCCAGCTGGTTGGACCTCCAACTTCCCCAACTCGAGTTGCTGGATATCGTGCTCCAGAGGTAACTGACCCACGCAGAGTAACCCAAAAGGCAGATGTATATAGCTTTGGTGTATTGCTTCTTGAGCTTCTTACTGGGAAGGCACCCACTCATGCCCTCCTGAACGAGGAAGGTGTTGACTTGCCAAGATGGGTGCAGTCTATCGTTCAAGACCAATGGACTTCACAAGTTTTTGATATTGAGCTCCTCAGGTACCAAAGCGTTGAGGAAGAAATGGTGCAACTCTTGCAGCTCGCAATAGATTGCTCGACTCAATATCCCGACAACAGACCTTCTATGTCTGATGTCGTTGAGCGAATTCAAGAGCTGCGTCTCTCAAGCTTGCGGGTTACTCAAGAACAGTCTGATTCTGTCAATGAATCTGATTGAGGTGGTCCTTAGTCCTTTTACATGTGCAGCAGTACTTGAACTAAAGAAGCACCATCACCAATTTACAGAATCCCATTTAAGCatatttaactttattaatGCTTTCTGTTGGTTAGTAGGGCCTATCttctttcatttaaattttaacaattttatgcCCTTTCCTTTTTCTCAGTTCTCCATTGTAGTTGAGCTAGAGcccttttcattttcctttgtgTGGGGGGGCCATTCTCTGTACCATTTGTTCTTGTTGGTTGGATAATGGTTGCTGTAATTATTACTTTCAGCCTTTACTTTGCTTTCACTTTAACCAACTTCCTTGAGAACTTAATACCTACCCTTTACATTTAGGAGGTTTGTTGTTTGCTAGTAGTAAATTAAtgaagttcttttcttttttggtttccCACCTGGTGTTCTGTTACTGTATTGGAGCACGACTATTTAGGGGAAGCGCTCTCTACCAAGAATTGTCGTGCTTTGTTGGTGGATTAGGACCGTTTCTTTGGTTTCACGGATTGTGTACCCTCGTTTACTTCGTTTTTGATGATCTCTTGTCACTTTATCCAAGTCttaatttaagttattagttGTCTTTCTTGGAAGTTGCATAATGGCATAAAGAAATAAGCCTCTTGGGGTTTAGgtacctttttcttttattttgccTCGTACTATGCATCAGTTGTTTGCATCAATTCGATAAATACATGAAATATGTCTTCACAATCATGTGCGGATAAATTTTTACCACCACCTATGTGTGCTTCTTTTGATCCTGGATTTTACCGAAGCTAGTGAGTATTTAAGGTTTCAAAGATAATTTTGTTAGTACAAAAGGTGGCAAGACTGATTTAAACTCTGATGGTACTTGAGTGATTGTGAGAGTGAAAGCGGAAGATACATGAAAAGAGGTGTCAATTAGTGACATACCTCTTCATGATTTACGAATTCGACAGAACTCAATATTTGACAtcactctatatatatatatatttcaaaatctaTGTTAAATTCTGAATTcgtccctattttttattaatgaaaaagtGTAATAACTAGTAATTATGAAAACCCAAAAAGTTGTTTCCTCTAGTGGTCCACATATATTTTGAAGACAAAATTATTGGTAACACATTAGTAGAGTGAGCAGACACTGGAAATTTTAGTGGTCCAATCAAAATTTGTTAGCATCCAAAGCATTGAAAGGATTTTACCATATCTCTCAAAGGTCTCATCAACCTTGGATCTATTTGACATTGGGCCAATGACAAGCTCATATAAcagccaaaaataaaaaatagtcaaGTAAATATATAAGAAACAAAATTGTAAAGCtaactcattttaatttatgtgacccTCTTTTTGGTGATATTTCTATAATGTATTTGCTTGCTTTGTCCTCACTGgcattttgaattgaaattgtTGTGGAGCTGTTCTTTACCCCAGTGTGTTCATACAATTGAATGCCTAAGCATGTGCTATAACAAATAAGGTTTCTTCCCTTGAGGTGGACCACCTAACCACTTTTGAACATGTCTTTGCTCCAATCACTATTATTATACTTACTATTATCCTCGAAGGTATGGTCTACTCGTCAATAATTTAGTAAGAAATCGAAggaaatacaataataataacaaacgCAATGTAATTTCACAAGAAAAGTCCAGGGGAGGGGGGGAGGGTCTATTAGCTTTACTTGTATCTTGAGAGGGTAAATATATTGCTTCTGATAGACCCTAGACATAGTTTGAGCATTAGGCAAGAATAAAGACAGAGACCATTAGCAAAATAACTAATACGATAAGTCTAAGCAAGGGATATAAGAAGTAATACTAGAATCGAAGAACTAAATAGATAAGAGTAATACTAAACAAAATTGAGAAGGGAACTAGACACACTCAAGTAAATGTTAACTTTCTATCCTCAATTTTCGACCTCAATTATCATACTATTATTATCAAAGTTAAAACGATCTAAATTAATCAATTCTCGATTTCCATTATCATGCTATTATTATCAAAGGTacaaatacataaatttcaattaaatgGGTAAGAATCAAAGAAAATTAGGTAGCAactttcaacaaaaataaattaaaaaaataatggatgATTTCTTTCTATGTATTTAATTCTTGATAGATAGAATCCCTTAATATATGTATAAGTGAAATGTAAAATGTATCCGACGAAATAGTCGAAATGTGCAAAGAGACACTCCCTCACCATTTCACCagagaataaaaaaatgatttccaAATACAAACACCATACAAAGTATAAGCTATACAGcaagatgaaatttttttagtgtAGATAGACATAAGAAAATTTTCATCCACCCTATCCTGCTTCATGTGGAATGTCACTTTAAAAGTCAATAGTGTTTATCTTTTAGTTGATTTTTCAAAtgctattatattttctttttccaattcttaaagtaaaaaaattgagGTCCAAGAAAGTACAAAGTACCAAATGatcataatatatatgattttaaaaaagatttatcAATATGATTATAATGCTTAGGTTTTAGGTACAATGGAGCATATAATGTGATtctatttattagtattataacAACCTAAGCCACCTAATTAAAGGCTGTAACAAATAAAAGTTGTTAGTTAGGTTGAATCATCAGaaaaatataactatatatatatatgtataaaagcTAGATTAAATATACCATTTGTCTCATTGGCATACACACGGCGACCTTAAGTAGGACCCTAAGAGATATGTATATTACAGAGTACGATAAAAGGTTAGTAGGTagttgaatattatattttttggcGATGTAGGCGTGGTGATAACTATATTAGTCATATTCATGCGGTTTATCATCTatcgtaattattttttttgatatttgttaCATCGCTTTGataattttatgttgtttatcaGTTATTATTGTTTATCCTTTTTAATGTCCTACAATTCTTTTCTTATACACTTGAACTAGAAATTTTCAAGAACTGTTTATGTACTTTCATaaagtaacaataaaatatatctaCATTTAATTCTTTTCAAATTACATATGTTGAATAAAATCGAGTATATTATCATCGTATAAAATACATGTTATCaccacttttttttctttctaatttatgattattataagaAATCAACCTtggcctttttctttttttattgattcTCGGACTGCTATTAAATACTATTATTTGTTGTGATTAAAAGGTACCTAATTTTAAGTAACAAATAATATAGAGGCATGccatctattttttattttattttgttggcTCTGCTCCACTTGTGATTTCAGGTTATTAGAACTAAAATCAATTACCTATAGGACAAACTCGAAGGCAACTATTtaattgaagaaattttttttctggGGTGACTAAACTATCAAATTCTATCAATTTCGAAGAAAATAAACTGTACATAAATATTCTATACTATTTGAAGATTAATATTGCCGGTTAGAAATAGCGAAGTTTAAGCATGTGGATGCTTTTTAGACTCTTACAATTCTTACTAATACTAATCTAatattaatttgtttagtacaaaattagaaacttttaagttttaagaTGTTTGGGTAAACACCAAAATGCTTATGAGCATCATCAGCTTATCAAGACATTTTGTTAAAACGAAAAAGTGCATAAAAATCACTCAGACATATCATAGGCATTTTTGTATAGTTGaagatttttattcataattttttaggtACTTTCCAATCACAATCCTTAGTCTATCTTTATCTCATATTTGTCATTGACCCTTttaatcatcttttatactttaaaacttattttgtaAACTTCGAAAAACTTTGTTTATGGCTATTGAGTGGTTAGTATTTAAAACTCAAACGATAATAAATGGACACTTTGGCTTATAGGACCCTTAtctaaaggaaaaataattatcaattttaaatatatttttattttgttatcatttttgtcaacttttagaaatacttaaaacaaTTTTGTATAAAGAACTTTCAACTTAACAAAAGTGTTGTATCCAATTGAGAACTAATCAGGAATATTTATTCGCTCATTCGTTCATTACTTCTTTCGCTTTTCTTTCTGGTCCTCTCTGAAAATTTTAGGATTTTGCCGTTATTTCTtcactactaaaaaaaatagtgaatacCAATCTAAAAATTATCGACCTCAAATGATGTCGGTAATTTCTGACCTCCGGAGGTCAgtattgttaaaaataataaaactagttGGTTTTTAGGCAAAATAAAGAGGGAAAAAAATTCCGACCTCAAACAGTCGATATTTTTTgtggaaaaaattaattacaataaaaacCGACTTCTTTATGTCGGtattaaataaagtaaatgaataaacatattttattttcgatatttttatttcatcaatattcaaatatcaacatcataaggtcgatatttttatttcattcaaataCTGATAtcatgaggtcggtatttttGTTTTATCCAAATACTAACATCGTGAAGTTGGTacttttatttcatccaaattgAGGTCGGTATATTTTCTTCATCCAAATATCGACCTCATGTGGTCGGTATTTTTACTTCATTTAAATACCGACTTCATGAGATCGGTATTTATCTTTCATCTAATATTaggtcggtatttttatttcattcatatcCGAATACCGACATCATGAGGtcagtatttttatttcatccaaatactgACATCATGAAGTCGGTATTTTAATTTCATCCAATTACCGACCTCATGAAGTTGGTATTTTTCTTCATCCAAAtatcgacctcatgaggtcggtatttttacttcatctaaatACCGACTTCATGAGATCGGTATTTATCTTTCATCTAAATACCGACCTAATAAggttggtatttttatttcatccatatCCAAATACGACAtcatgaggtcggtatttttatttcatccatatACTAACATCATGAagtcggtatttttatttcattcaaataccgacctcatgaAGTCGGTATTTTTCTTCATCCTAATATTGGCCTCATGTGGTTgatatttttacttcatctaaatACCGACTTCATGAGATTGGTATTTATCTTTAATCTAAATACCGACCTAatgaggtcggtatttttatt encodes the following:
- the LOC101268851 gene encoding probable inactive receptor kinase At1g48480, which produces MYKFSGRMLGFYRAFMMQKLSMLLFFVLFYSITSSADLNSDRDALLALRAAVGGRTMLWNASNTTPCNWAGVLCEDNRVTVLRLPAASLTGEIPVNTISNLTKVKTISLRFNRLSGSLPSDISKLVELRNLYLQDNEFVGSVPSSFFTLHLMVRLDLSNNNFSGEIPSGFNNLTRLRTLLLENNQFSGSIPELKLSKLEQFDVSGNSLNGSIPKSLEGMPAGAFGGNSLCGKPLEVCPGEETQPAIATGGIEIGNAHKKKKLSGGAIAGIVVGSVLGFVLLLLILFVLCRKRSGNNARSVDVAAFKHPETELSAEKSNVDAENGGGGNSGYSVAAAAAAAMTATGKGGEIGGNGIKKLIFFGSDRPFDLEDLLRASAEVLGKGTFGTAYKAVLEMGTVVAVKRLKDVTISDMEFREKIDQVGQMNHENLVPLRAYYYSREEKLLVYDYMPMGSLSALLHGNKGASKTPLDWKVRSGIALGTARGIEYLHSQGSTVHGNIKSSNVLLTKSYDARVSDFGLAQLVGPPTSPTRVAGYRAPEVTDPRRVTQKADVYSFGVLLLELLTGKAPTHALLNEEGVDLPRWVQSIVQDQWTSQVFDIELLRYQSVEEEMVQLLQLAIDCSTQYPDNRPSMSDVVERIQELRLSSLRVTQEQSDSVNESD